In Solenopsis invicta isolate M01_SB chromosome 1, UNIL_Sinv_3.0, whole genome shotgun sequence, one genomic interval encodes:
- the LOC105205060 gene encoding sugar transporter SWEET1: MTSMEIKDALALSASICTVLQFLAGVLVCKKYIRNGTTGDSSGLAFMTCFMSCSLWLRYGILIRDSFIISVNIFGTILQICYVLIYIFYNVKKSTTIKQFAVATCLVSLVYLYSIYQKDRVLAVKHVGFLSCSLTILFFASPLISLAHVIRVKSTESLPFPIIMASMIVSCQWFAYGCLISDQFIQIPNFMGCVLSAFQFSLFLIYPSKRADQVYFI; the protein is encoded by the exons ATGACATCGATGGAGATTAAGGATGCACTTGCATTATCGGCATCAATTTGTACTGTTTTACAGTTTCTAGCTGGCGT aTTGGTATGCaagaaatatattagaaatggTACAACTGGAGATAGCTCGGGATTGGCCTTTATGACATGTTTTATGTC ttgTAGTTTGTGGCTAAGATATGGAATACTTATTAGAGATTCGTTTATTATATCTGTAAATATATTTGgaacaatattacaaatatgttatgtattaatttatatcttttacaatGTAAAGAAGTCAACTACTATTAAGCAGTTTGCAGTAGCGACTTGTTTGGTTTCGCTTGTGTATCTCTATAGTATTTATCAAAAGGACAGAGTTTTAGCTGTGAAACATGTAGGATTTCTTAGTTGCAGTTTGACTATATTATTCTTCGCATCACCATTAATATCACTT gCACATGTGATAAGAGTGAAAAGCACAGAGAGTTTACCATTTCCAATTATAATGGCATCTATGATAGTGTCCTGTCAATGGTTTGCTTATGGATGTCTAATCAGTGACCAATTTATACAAATACCAAATTTCATGGGTTGCGTTTTGTCAGCTTTCCAATTTTCTTTGTTCTTGATTTATCCAAGCAAACGAGCAGatcaagtttattttatatga